One Algibacter sp. L3A6 genomic region harbors:
- a CDS encoding S8 family serine peptidase: MKRIILSLSLLAFSCQLFAQEDAWVYLTDKENETTFIANPLTMLTQKALDRKARHGVSIDARDVPVNEDYITAIKSANGISVLAKSKWFNAVHVRGEKTAIENLFINQNNLIEPQRTFIGKIVFADRSQGALEKSTNEKRKYKFETILTDYNYGNANQNNQIKMINGDVLHQASFTGEGMTVAIMDGGFPNVNTMSSFEALRNNGKLLDDYDFVNRDDDVYTNTSTNHGTLVLSAMAGYIDTATKNYVGTAPDASYYLFITEDNDNENPVEESYWVEAAERADSLGVDIINTSLGYDDFDPGTKYDYEPADMDGQTAYITKGANIAFEKGMLLVTSAGNAWGASVGAPADSPNVLTIGAVDSNGDYAMFSSIGTTYQPTLKPDVVAQGASSYLINEFDNIITNSGTSFSAPILAGGIACLWQAYPSLTNSEIMDLVRESASQYNNPDFYLGYGIPDLEKALANIYALDTTNASMNDKIILYPNPMNARLFVSLPTDDFATLNLFDVSGKKINTYQVSNENNWINTSELAKGLYIVRLETANGIDTFRLIKE; the protein is encoded by the coding sequence TTGAAAAGAATTATACTTTCCCTCAGTCTACTTGCTTTTTCATGTCAATTATTTGCTCAAGAAGATGCTTGGGTGTATTTGACAGATAAAGAAAATGAAACCACTTTTATTGCCAACCCACTAACTATGCTTACTCAAAAAGCACTGGATAGAAAGGCTAGGCATGGTGTATCTATAGATGCACGTGACGTACCTGTAAACGAAGATTACATTACAGCTATTAAAAGTGCTAACGGCATATCGGTTTTAGCCAAATCTAAATGGTTTAATGCTGTGCATGTTCGTGGTGAAAAAACAGCCATTGAAAACTTATTTATCAATCAAAATAACTTGATTGAACCTCAAAGAACCTTTATAGGTAAAATTGTTTTTGCAGATAGGTCTCAAGGCGCTTTAGAGAAATCGACCAATGAAAAACGAAAGTATAAGTTCGAAACTATTTTAACCGATTATAACTACGGTAATGCCAACCAAAATAATCAGATTAAAATGATTAATGGAGATGTGTTGCATCAAGCATCTTTTACAGGTGAAGGGATGACGGTTGCCATAATGGATGGAGGATTTCCAAATGTTAATACCATGAGTTCGTTTGAAGCACTTCGAAATAATGGAAAACTACTTGACGATTACGATTTTGTAAACCGTGATGATGATGTTTACACCAATACATCTACAAATCACGGGACTTTGGTTTTAAGTGCTATGGCCGGATATATTGACACTGCAACTAAAAATTACGTTGGTACAGCGCCCGATGCATCATATTATCTTTTTATTACTGAAGATAATGATAATGAAAACCCAGTAGAAGAAAGTTACTGGGTGGAAGCTGCTGAACGTGCAGATAGTTTAGGGGTAGATATTATAAATACCTCTTTAGGTTATGATGATTTTGATCCAGGAACTAAGTACGATTACGAGCCAGCGGATATGGATGGGCAAACAGCATACATTACAAAAGGAGCTAATATTGCTTTTGAAAAAGGAATGCTTTTAGTAACATCGGCAGGAAATGCTTGGGGAGCTAGTGTTGGTGCGCCGGCAGATTCTCCAAATGTTTTAACCATTGGAGCTGTTGATTCTAATGGTGATTATGCCATGTTTAGTTCTATAGGAACTACCTATCAACCCACTTTAAAACCCGATGTTGTGGCGCAAGGCGCTAGTAGTTATTTAATTAATGAATTTGATAATATTATCACAAATAGCGGTACATCTTTTAGTGCGCCTATTTTGGCTGGTGGTATTGCATGCTTGTGGCAAGCTTACCCAAGTTTAACCAATTCTGAAATTATGGATTTGGTTAGAGAATCAGCATCACAATACAATAACCCTGATTTTTATTTAGGTTATGGTATTCCAGATTTAGAGAAAGCTTTGGCAAATATCTATGCGCTAGATACTACAAATGCCAGTATGAACGATAAAATTATACTGTATCCTAACCCAATGAATGCGCGTTTGTTTGTAAGCCTTCCTACTGATGATTTTGCTACCTTAAACCTCTTTGATGTTTCTGGAAAAAAAATTAATACGTATCAAGTTTCAAATGAAAATAATTGGATCAATACTTCAGAATTGGCCAAAGGTCTTTATATTGTTAGGCTTGAAACTGCAAATGGAATTGATACCTTTAGACTTATAAAAGAATAA
- the meaB gene encoding methylmalonyl Co-A mutase-associated GTPase MeaB, with translation MTKKNKSALSEHTGISSPEITSSNAIETLKAKRKARIDTNTLVSSILEKNIAALSRAITLVESENHKHLEQANAIIKACLPHANKSIRIGITGVPGVGKSTFIEAFGKHLTSQGKRIAILAIDPTSSITKGSILGDKTRMETLAKDEHAFIRPSASGTSLGGVARKTRESIILCEAAGFDVILIETLGVGQSETTVHSMIDFFLLLKLAGAGDELQGIKRGIIEMADAIAINKADGENLKQAKLAKVEFNRALHLYPPKTSKWSPKVMLCSALENEGIKDIWKLILEYKTKTTENHYFETNRTKQNKFWLIQTIENELKRSFFNKKEIKQALEAQLKLIETNKTTPFAAADYLLSLNKSLQ, from the coding sequence TTGACTAAAAAAAACAAATCGGCACTATCTGAACATACAGGAATTTCTTCTCCAGAAATTACAAGTTCTAATGCCATTGAAACTCTCAAAGCAAAGCGCAAAGCTCGAATTGACACCAACACTTTAGTTAGTTCTATTCTCGAAAAAAACATAGCAGCTTTAAGTCGTGCTATTACTTTAGTTGAAAGTGAAAACCATAAACATTTAGAACAAGCTAACGCCATAATAAAAGCGTGTTTACCACATGCCAACAAATCTATTAGAATAGGCATTACAGGTGTTCCTGGTGTTGGAAAAAGTACATTTATTGAAGCCTTTGGAAAACATTTAACATCGCAAGGTAAACGCATTGCCATACTCGCTATAGATCCAACAAGTTCCATTACAAAAGGTAGTATTTTAGGTGATAAAACACGAATGGAAACTTTGGCCAAAGATGAGCATGCTTTTATTCGTCCATCGGCTTCCGGAACGTCTTTAGGTGGTGTTGCCAGAAAAACTAGAGAAAGTATTATTTTATGCGAAGCCGCAGGGTTTGATGTGATTTTAATTGAAACTCTTGGCGTGGGGCAAAGTGAAACCACTGTACATAGTATGATTGATTTTTTCTTACTACTGAAATTGGCTGGTGCTGGCGATGAACTTCAAGGAATAAAACGCGGTATTATTGAAATGGCCGATGCTATTGCCATTAATAAAGCCGATGGAGAGAACCTGAAACAAGCTAAACTAGCCAAGGTTGAATTTAATAGAGCACTTCACCTCTATCCGCCTAAAACATCGAAATGGTCACCAAAAGTGATGCTTTGCAGTGCTTTGGAAAATGAAGGCATTAAGGATATTTGGAAATTAATTTTAGAATATAAAACTAAAACTACCGAGAATCATTATTTTGAAACCAATAGAACGAAGCAAAATAAATTCTGGCTTATTCAAACGATAGAAAATGAATTGAAAAGGTCCTTCTTCAATAAAAAAGAAATAAAACAAGCACTCGAAGCGCAATTAAAATTAATTGAAACCAACAAAACAACCCCTTTTGCAGCAGCAGATTATCTACTCAGTCTTAACAAATCGCTTCAGTAA
- a CDS encoding MATE family efflux transporter has product MQLTDYTKEFKYNWQLAAPVMLGMLGHTFVSFIDNIMVGQLGTAELAAVSLGNSFMFIAMSLGIGFSTAITPLVAEADAEGDFNKGKSSFKHGLFLCTVLGILLFLAVFFAKPLMYLMKQPIEVVELAIPYLDLVAFSLIPLIIFQAFKQFSDGLSLTKFPMYATILSNIINIVLNYLLIFGKFGFPEMGIVGAAYGTLVSRFVMVWYLWYLLKGREKSKEYVTNIKFFVLDKLMLKKIINLGTPSAMQMFFEVAIFTSAIWLSGLLGKNPQAANQIALNLSSMTFMVAMGLSVACMVRVGNQKGLKKYVDLRRIAYSIFLLGVIIAFGFAIMFFLLHDYLPRLYVDLDDLKNLADNTEVVTIASKLMVAAAIFQISDSIQVVFLGALRGLQDVKIPMVLVFISYWIIGFPISWFFGSEDAYGSFGIWLGLLAGLTSASILLYIRFNYLTKRLILSNVE; this is encoded by the coding sequence ATGCAATTAACCGACTACACTAAAGAATTTAAATATAACTGGCAGCTTGCAGCTCCCGTTATGTTAGGCATGCTAGGCCATACTTTTGTCAGTTTTATAGATAATATTATGGTTGGCCAATTAGGTACAGCCGAACTTGCAGCAGTATCACTCGGGAATAGCTTTATGTTTATTGCCATGTCTTTAGGAATTGGTTTTTCTACAGCTATTACGCCATTGGTAGCAGAGGCTGATGCTGAAGGAGATTTTAATAAAGGAAAATCGTCTTTTAAACACGGTTTATTTTTATGTACCGTTTTAGGAATATTGTTGTTTTTGGCGGTGTTTTTCGCAAAGCCGTTAATGTATTTAATGAAGCAACCTATAGAGGTTGTGGAATTAGCAATTCCTTATTTAGATTTAGTGGCATTTTCACTTATTCCGTTAATTATATTTCAAGCTTTTAAACAATTTAGTGATGGATTATCTTTGACTAAATTCCCAATGTATGCTACTATTTTAAGTAATATTATAAATATAGTTTTAAACTATTTATTAATTTTTGGAAAGTTCGGTTTCCCAGAAATGGGTATTGTTGGTGCGGCTTACGGAACTTTAGTATCTCGTTTTGTAATGGTTTGGTATTTGTGGTATTTATTAAAAGGACGAGAGAAATCTAAGGAATACGTTACGAATATAAAGTTTTTTGTGCTAGATAAATTAATGCTAAAAAAAATTATAAACTTAGGTACACCAAGCGCTATGCAGATGTTTTTTGAAGTGGCTATTTTTACTTCTGCGATATGGTTAAGTGGTTTGTTAGGTAAAAATCCACAAGCAGCTAATCAAATAGCCTTAAACTTATCGTCCATGACCTTTATGGTGGCCATGGGATTAAGTGTGGCATGTATGGTTCGTGTTGGAAATCAGAAAGGTTTGAAAAAATATGTAGATTTACGTCGTATTGCGTATTCTATATTTCTATTAGGCGTTATAATTGCCTTTGGTTTTGCGATTATGTTCTTTCTGTTACACGATTATTTACCAAGATTATATGTAGATTTAGATGATTTAAAGAACTTAGCCGATAATACAGAAGTAGTTACTATAGCATCCAAATTGATGGTTGCGGCCGCTATTTTTCAAATAAGTGATAGTATACAAGTTGTTTTTCTTGGAGCTTTAAGAGGTTTACAAGATGTAAAAATCCCTATGGTTTTAGTGTTCATTTCGTATTGGATAATTGGCTTTCCTATAAGTTGGTTTTTCGGATCGGAAGATGCTTATGGAAGTTTCGGGATTTGGCTGGGCTTATTAGCAGGTTTAACATCGGCTTCTATTTTATTATATATAAGGTTCAATTATTTAACAAAAAGATTAATTTTGTCGAACGTCGAGTAG
- the mnmA gene encoding tRNA 2-thiouridine(34) synthase MnmA, producing the protein MKRVVIGLSGGVDSSVAAYLLQEQGYEVIGLFMKNWHDDTVTISNECPWLDDSNDAMLVAEKLGIPFQTVDLSEEYKERIVDYMFNEYEKGRTPNPDVLCNREIKFDVFMKIALDLGADYVATGHYCRKGTLEKDGESVYQLLAGVDGNKDQSYFLCQLSQEQLAKSLFPIGELTKPEVREIAMSLDLVTAEKKDSQGLCFIGKVKLPDFLQQQLKPKEGVIVEISNDLDIYKETEQSFASEEEKLAYLSRKIDYKVDLGKTVGKHQGAHYFTKGQRKGLGVGGTIEPLFVIDTDVNENVIYTGQGKAHPGLFKSALFVTNEELHWVREDLAIENGATMKVLARIRYRQALEKATLHKVDSGMYVEFENPQSAITEGQFVAWYFEDELLGSGVIS; encoded by the coding sequence ATGAAACGAGTTGTTATTGGACTTTCGGGAGGCGTAGATTCTAGTGTTGCTGCATATTTATTACAGGAGCAAGGTTATGAAGTTATCGGACTATTTATGAAAAACTGGCATGATGATACGGTTACCATATCTAATGAATGTCCGTGGTTAGACGATAGTAATGACGCTATGCTAGTTGCCGAAAAACTTGGCATTCCTTTTCAAACTGTAGATTTAAGTGAAGAATATAAGGAGCGTATTGTAGATTACATGTTCAATGAATATGAAAAAGGACGTACGCCAAATCCTGATGTGCTTTGTAACAGAGAGATTAAGTTCGATGTTTTCATGAAAATCGCTTTAGATTTAGGTGCAGATTATGTTGCTACAGGACATTACTGCCGAAAAGGAACACTTGAAAAAGATGGTGAATCTGTTTATCAACTATTAGCAGGTGTCGATGGAAATAAAGATCAATCTTATTTCTTATGTCAATTATCACAAGAGCAACTTGCAAAATCACTATTTCCAATAGGGGAATTAACTAAGCCAGAAGTGCGCGAAATAGCTATGAGTTTAGATTTAGTTACTGCAGAGAAAAAAGATTCTCAAGGACTTTGTTTTATTGGGAAGGTAAAATTACCCGATTTCCTTCAGCAGCAGCTAAAACCAAAAGAAGGTGTTATTGTTGAGATTTCTAATGATCTCGATATATATAAGGAAACAGAGCAGAGTTTTGCTTCCGAAGAAGAAAAATTAGCCTATTTATCTCGTAAAATTGATTATAAAGTCGATTTAGGAAAAACAGTAGGCAAGCATCAAGGTGCGCATTATTTTACAAAAGGTCAACGAAAAGGTTTAGGTGTTGGTGGTACCATCGAGCCTCTATTTGTAATTGATACGGATGTAAATGAAAATGTAATTTACACAGGTCAAGGAAAAGCACATCCAGGATTGTTTAAAAGCGCTCTTTTTGTAACGAATGAGGAATTACATTGGGTACGTGAAGACTTAGCTATAGAAAATGGAGCAACGATGAAAGTGCTTGCTAGAATACGCTATCGCCAAGCTTTAGAGAAAGCTACCTTGCATAAAGTAGACTCGGGTATGTATGTTGAATTTGAGAATCCGCAATCGGCTATTACAGAAGGTCAATTTGTTGCTTGGTATTTTGAAGATGAGTTGCTTGGTTCCGGAGTTATTTCGTAA
- a CDS encoding toxin-antitoxin system YwqK family antitoxin translates to MKLIKLSTLLFFVSTLIISAQSINQLDSAGKRDGVWKKNFDNTEVIRYQGTFLHGKEIGEFKFYKNVRGKAILSATKLFNKDNNIVKVVFLASTGKVISEGEMDGKTYIGTWKYYQKSNNNLLILEHFDNSGQLTGERLVYYKNGEIAQIENYKAGKLHGESFWYSENKVVLKSYVYENGEIHGPAKIYNGKGELLIDGQYKRDKKHGVWKYYENGKLTDEKDFTYVPKYIKKQ, encoded by the coding sequence ATGAAATTAATAAAATTATCGACTTTACTATTTTTTGTTTCCACGTTAATTATTTCTGCGCAAAGTATTAATCAATTGGATAGTGCAGGAAAACGAGATGGCGTTTGGAAGAAAAACTTCGATAATACAGAAGTAATCCGTTATCAAGGCACTTTTCTACATGGTAAAGAAATAGGAGAATTCAAATTTTATAAAAACGTTAGAGGTAAAGCTATATTATCGGCTACAAAGCTATTTAATAAAGATAATAACATTGTAAAAGTGGTGTTTTTAGCTTCAACTGGAAAAGTAATTAGTGAAGGTGAAATGGATGGTAAAACCTATATTGGCACCTGGAAATACTACCAAAAAAGTAATAACAATCTACTCATTTTGGAACACTTTGATAATTCTGGTCAGTTAACTGGGGAGCGTTTGGTATATTATAAAAATGGAGAAATAGCCCAAATAGAAAACTATAAAGCCGGAAAACTTCATGGTGAATCGTTTTGGTATTCAGAGAATAAGGTGGTTTTAAAATCTTATGTTTATGAAAATGGTGAAATTCACGGACCTGCTAAAATTTATAACGGTAAAGGCGAATTACTTATCGATGGCCAATACAAACGCGATAAAAAACATGGAGTTTGGAAGTACTACGAAAACGGCAAACTAACAGACGAAAAAGATTTTACCTACGTGCCAAAGTACATTAAAAAGCAATAA
- a CDS encoding S41 family peptidase, whose product MRKLLLFLISVSFCISCVSAKKHNAQIEALHTPEHLRKDIDRVYNQLKKHHPNLYQYTSKTDLDFKFDSLKRAINAPINSRDFYKKLAPIVAQVKQGHVSLGSAYTEYTRKELKALKKKKFEFYDLDFEYLDHKLWVIETRGKDSSLVGAEVLKLENENVSDLITGFKSRFASDGYNQTLQNRLVGRNFSTFYFKEKGFIDSLQVQFKLKDSVFIKTLKRIDKKEKNKENDSIAPEPKPIVKLSKPEKKQNRIAERNKRKKHRELGFIAKSKEYTRNFSFIGKDSATAYIKIRGFNNGNYRKFYKKSFKRLDSAKTKNLVLDLRDNGGGRIAEINYLYSYLAKTKYQFMAPAEVNRRLSFFPAYMNNTSSVATKIFMGIASPFIAADNLLKTKKQDGKLYYRFPYSKEKEPRDQNYTGNLYVLTNGNSFSASALISTHLKATNRAVFVGEETGGAYNGCVAGLYKIYQLPETKLKIRMGLMQIEAPFKQNPDGFGIKPNVEITPTISDRLSGNDPELEWILSDISKN is encoded by the coding sequence ATGCGTAAACTCCTCTTATTTTTAATCTCAGTTAGTTTCTGTATTTCATGCGTAAGCGCCAAAAAACACAATGCACAAATAGAAGCATTACACACACCAGAGCACCTGCGTAAGGATATAGATCGAGTTTATAATCAATTAAAAAAACATCACCCAAATCTTTATCAATACACCTCTAAAACCGATTTAGACTTTAAATTCGATAGCCTAAAAAGAGCCATAAACGCACCAATTAATTCACGAGATTTTTATAAAAAATTAGCACCAATAGTAGCGCAGGTAAAACAAGGGCATGTGTCTTTAGGTTCTGCATATACAGAGTATACAAGAAAAGAGCTTAAAGCATTAAAAAAGAAAAAGTTTGAGTTTTACGATCTCGATTTCGAATATTTAGACCATAAACTATGGGTTATAGAAACTAGAGGTAAAGATTCATCTTTAGTAGGAGCAGAAGTGCTTAAGCTAGAAAACGAAAATGTATCCGATTTAATAACTGGGTTTAAATCGCGTTTTGCTTCCGATGGTTACAATCAAACTTTACAAAACAGATTGGTAGGCCGAAATTTTTCAACATTTTATTTTAAAGAGAAAGGTTTTATAGATAGTTTACAAGTACAGTTCAAACTAAAGGATTCTGTTTTTATAAAAACACTAAAGCGTATTGATAAAAAAGAAAAAAATAAAGAAAACGATTCTATTGCTCCAGAACCAAAACCTATAGTAAAATTAAGTAAACCGGAAAAAAAGCAAAATAGAATTGCAGAAAGAAATAAGCGCAAAAAGCATAGAGAGTTAGGTTTTATAGCTAAAAGTAAAGAGTACACACGTAATTTTAGTTTTATTGGTAAAGACAGCGCCACGGCTTACATTAAAATTAGAGGCTTTAATAATGGTAACTATCGTAAGTTTTATAAAAAAAGTTTTAAAAGATTAGATTCTGCTAAAACTAAAAATCTTGTACTCGATTTAAGAGATAATGGTGGCGGGCGCATAGCCGAAATAAACTATTTGTACAGCTATCTAGCGAAAACAAAATACCAATTTATGGCACCTGCTGAAGTAAATAGACGCTTGTCTTTTTTTCCGGCGTATATGAATAACACCTCTTCGGTTGCTACTAAAATATTTATGGGTATTGCATCACCATTTATAGCGGCAGACAATCTTTTAAAAACAAAAAAACAAGATGGAAAGCTTTATTATAGATTTCCTTATTCCAAAGAAAAAGAACCTAGAGACCAAAACTACACAGGGAATTTATATGTATTAACAAACGGAAACTCGTTTTCTGCATCGGCTTTAATTTCTACACATTTAAAAGCGACTAATAGAGCTGTTTTTGTTGGAGAAGAAACTGGTGGCGCTTATAATGGTTGTGTGGCAGGTTTGTATAAAATTTATCAATTACCAGAAACGAAGTTAAAAATTAGAATGGGCCTGATGCAAATAGAAGCGCCATTTAAACAAAACCCTGATGGTTTTGGTATTAAGCCTAATGTCGAAATAACACCAACTATTTCCGATAGACTTTCCGGAAACGATCCTGAACTGGAATGGATTTTATCAGACATTTCTAAAAATTAA
- a CDS encoding RNA polymerase sigma factor, translating to MFQVDIIEKCKQNNRKAQLQLYNQYCDGMYIVAKRFLKDANDAEDVVQEAFIKAFTKLDQYKAEVTFGAWLKRIVVNKSIDFLKSRKQELVELEEVHLKVIDTTKDDKWLVDDAVTLHDVKEAINKLSQKYQYVVMLYLIEGYDHQEISEILNITQVASRTQLSRGKLKLQELLIHKNNGTRY from the coding sequence ATGTTTCAAGTTGACATTATTGAAAAATGTAAACAAAACAATCGGAAAGCGCAATTGCAGTTATACAACCAGTACTGCGACGGGATGTATATTGTTGCTAAACGATTTTTAAAAGATGCTAACGATGCCGAAGATGTGGTGCAGGAAGCTTTTATAAAAGCATTTACAAAACTGGATCAGTATAAAGCGGAAGTTACTTTTGGAGCTTGGTTAAAACGTATTGTTGTTAATAAAAGTATCGATTTCTTGAAATCTAGAAAACAAGAACTTGTGGAACTAGAAGAGGTGCACCTGAAAGTGATTGATACTACAAAAGACGACAAATGGTTAGTTGACGATGCGGTAACGTTGCATGATGTAAAAGAGGCTATTAATAAATTATCACAAAAATATCAATATGTGGTGATGTTATATTTAATTGAAGGATACGACCATCAGGAAATATCGGAAATTTTAAATATAACACAAGTAGCATCGAGAACGCAGCTATCGCGGGGAAAATTAAAATTACAAGAACTGTTAATACACAAAAATAATGGCACAAGATATTAG
- a CDS encoding DUF2911 domain-containing protein, whose protein sequence is MNTFLKRVLISLAVIALGLFLYSTFVEDIFAPRLSPKDTVKFELNDLELKVFYNRPYKKNRDVFGALVPFDKVWRTGANEATTFETNKPLEVKGMPLPAGKYTLWTVPKDSVWTVIFNTKQYSWGVDSEMKPMWDPNYDALSIEVPVRDLRKPVEQFTIAFDNSTDDLFLTMAWDVVKVSVPLK, encoded by the coding sequence ATGAACACCTTTTTAAAACGCGTTTTAATATCCTTAGCTGTAATAGCTTTAGGCTTGTTTTTATATTCAACTTTCGTTGAAGACATATTTGCTCCTCGATTAAGTCCGAAAGACACCGTGAAGTTTGAGTTAAACGACTTAGAGCTTAAGGTGTTTTACAACCGTCCTTATAAGAAAAATCGTGATGTTTTTGGAGCCTTAGTGCCTTTTGATAAAGTATGGAGAACGGGTGCCAACGAGGCCACAACCTTCGAAACCAATAAACCTCTAGAAGTTAAAGGCATGCCACTACCTGCTGGAAAATATACTTTATGGACTGTGCCAAAAGATTCTGTTTGGACTGTAATTTTTAACACTAAGCAATATTCTTGGGGTGTCGATTCTGAAATGAAACCGATGTGGGATCCTAATTATGATGCTTTAAGTATTGAGGTTCCTGTAAGAGATTTAAGGAAACCTGTAGAACAGTTTACCATTGCTTTTGATAATTCTACAGACGATTTATTTTTAACTATGGCTTGGGATGTTGTAAAAGTGTCTGTGCCTTTAAAATAA
- a CDS encoding NAD(P)H-dependent flavin oxidoreductase produces MANRITELFGIKYPIIQAGMIWNSGWRLASAASNADILGLIGAGSMYPEVLREHIQKCKKATNKPFGVNVPMLYPNIEEIMNIIVEEGVKIVFTSAGNPKTWTSWLQDRGITVVHVVSSVKFALKAQEAGVDAVVAEGFEAGGHNGRDETTTLTLIPMVKEKITIPLIAAGGIATGKAMLSTMVLGADGVQIGSRFVASTESSAHANFKQVVVDTKEGDTQLTLKELAPVRLVKNAFFNEVQDLYKTAPSADQLKELLGRGRAKKGMFEGDLDEGELEIGQIAGLIHSIKPVAEIVTEIITEFEDAKRDVSHL; encoded by the coding sequence ATGGCAAATAGAATTACCGAACTTTTTGGAATTAAATACCCTATAATTCAGGCTGGAATGATTTGGAATAGTGGTTGGCGTTTGGCTTCAGCTGCTAGTAATGCTGATATTTTAGGATTAATTGGAGCAGGATCAATGTATCCAGAGGTTTTACGCGAACATATTCAAAAATGTAAAAAAGCAACAAATAAACCTTTTGGAGTAAATGTCCCAATGTTATATCCTAACATAGAGGAAATCATGAATATTATAGTTGAGGAAGGCGTTAAAATTGTGTTCACTTCTGCAGGAAATCCAAAAACATGGACCTCTTGGTTACAAGATAGAGGTATTACTGTTGTGCACGTGGTGAGTTCTGTAAAGTTTGCTTTAAAAGCACAAGAGGCTGGTGTAGATGCTGTTGTTGCTGAAGGTTTTGAAGCCGGAGGACATAACGGACGGGATGAAACTACGACCCTGACATTAATTCCGATGGTTAAAGAAAAAATCACCATACCACTAATTGCTGCAGGCGGAATCGCAACAGGCAAAGCCATGCTGTCCACAATGGTTTTGGGAGCAGATGGTGTTCAAATAGGAAGTCGATTTGTAGCTAGTACCGAAAGTTCCGCACATGCGAATTTTAAACAGGTTGTTGTGGATACCAAAGAAGGCGATACGCAACTAACGTTAAAAGAATTGGCGCCTGTGCGTTTAGTAAAAAATGCTTTTTTTAATGAGGTACAAGATTTATATAAAACGGCTCCAAGTGCAGATCAATTAAAAGAATTGCTTGGGCGCGGACGTGCCAAAAAAGGTATGTTCGAAGGAGATTTGGACGAAGGCGAACTAGAAATCGGGCAAATCGCAGGTCTTATTCATTCTATAAAACCTGTTGCTGAAATTGTTACCGAAATCATCACTGAATTTGAAGATGCAAAGCGTGATGTTTCTCATCTTTAA
- a CDS encoding phosphatase PAP2 family protein, which produces MIDQLLKNDTELFVFLNNLGSEPWDGLWLAITDKLTFIPLYAVLLYLLYKKFGLKSLLIFVVVIALMVTFTDQITNVFKRGFHRPRPCGAADLVDRVRFIAVRCGKYGFFSGHASNTMAAAVFAGLTLRPFYKNLIYIMVSWSLIVAFSRIYVGVHYPLDILCGLTFGGISGVLFYKIAKYLLKRFVKTE; this is translated from the coding sequence ATGATAGATCAGCTTTTAAAAAACGACACCGAGTTATTTGTATTTTTAAATAATTTGGGTTCCGAACCTTGGGACGGCTTGTGGTTGGCTATTACAGATAAGCTTACTTTTATACCATTGTACGCTGTTTTGTTGTATTTACTTTATAAAAAGTTTGGTTTAAAATCTCTATTAATTTTCGTCGTAGTTATTGCCTTAATGGTAACTTTTACCGATCAAATTACTAATGTTTTCAAACGTGGTTTTCATCGACCAAGACCTTGTGGTGCGGCAGATTTGGTAGATAGAGTTCGTTTTATTGCAGTGCGCTGTGGTAAATATGGTTTTTTCTCTGGGCATGCTTCTAACACAATGGCTGCGGCTGTTTTTGCAGGTTTAACATTAAGACCATTTTATAAAAATTTAATTTATATTATGGTGTCTTGGAGTCTTATTGTTGCATTTAGTAGAATTTATGTTGGCGTACATTATCCATTGGATATCTTATGCGGATTAACTTTTGGAGGAATCTCTGGAGTGTTATTTTATAAAATAGCTAAGTATTTACTGAAGCGATTTGTTAAGACTGAGTAG